The Lycium ferocissimum isolate CSIRO_LF1 chromosome 10, AGI_CSIRO_Lferr_CH_V1, whole genome shotgun sequence genome window below encodes:
- the LOC132032937 gene encoding splicing factor 3B subunit 6-like protein codes for MAALSLRKGNTRLPPEVNRVLYVRNLPFNITSEEMYDIFGKYGAIRQIRLGTNKDTRGTAFVVYEDIYDAKTAVDHLSGFNVANRYLIVLYYQQAKMSKKFDQKKKEDEITKLQEKYGIPKDK; via the exons ATGGCGGCGTTAAGTCTACGAAAGGGAAATACACGTCTACCACCAGAAGTAAACCGTGTACTATACGTTCGTAATCTTCCATTCAACATCACTAGCGAAGAGATGTATGATATCTTCGGTAAATACGGTGCTATAAGACAAATTCGTTTAGGTACAAACAAAGATACACGCGGTACTGCTTTCGTTGTTTACGAAGATATTTACGATGCTAAAACTGCCGTCGATCATCTCTCCGGCTTCAACGTCGCTAATCG ATACTTGATAGTTCTGTATTACCAGCAAGCGAAGATGAGTAAGAAATTTGAccagaagaagaaggaggacgAGATAACGAAGCTTCAGGAAAAGTATGGTATTCCCAAAGATAAGTGA
- the LOC132032940 gene encoding biotin carboxylase 1, chloroplastic-like, translating to MDSAAMTSVCGKSTLCSTPGLFLGRASGIRSSQCSFMAGNRINFPRQTAQAYKVTTKSSKRGGALAVTCRAEKILVANRGEIAVRVIRTAHEMGIPCVAVYSTIDKDALHVKLADESVCIGEAPSNQSYLVIPNVLSAAISRGCTMLHPGYGFLAENAVFVEMCREHGINFIGPNPDSIRVMGDKSTARDTMKNAGVPTVPGSDGLLQSTEEGVRLAEEIGYPVMIKATAGGGGRGMRLAKEPDEFIKLLQQAKSEAGAAFGNDGVYLEKYVQNPRHIEFQVLADKYGNVVHFGERDCSIQRRNQKLLEEAPSPALTPELRKAMGDAAVAAAASIGYIGVGTVEFLLDERGSFYFMEMNTRIQVEHPVTEMISSVDLIEEQIGVAMGEKLRYKQEDIVLRGHSIECRINAEDAFKNFRPGPGRITSYLPAGGPFTRMDSHVYPDYVVPPSYDSLLGKLIVWAPTREKAIERMKRALNDTIIAGVPTTIEYHKLILDIEVDFDGKVDTAFIPKHEEELAPPQQMVPAATKELINSST from the exons ATGGACTCCGCAGCCATGACTAGCGTTTGTGGCAAATCTACTCTTTGCTCTACTCCC GGTTTATTTTTGGGGAGAGCGAGTGGTATTAGGAGCTCGCAATGTAGCTTTATGGCAGGAAATAGGATAAACTTTCCGCGGCAGACAGCTCAGGCATACAAAGTAACTACTAAATCTAGCAAACGTGGTGGTGCTCTTGCTGTGACATGTCGCGCCGAGAAGATTCTGGTGGCAAATCGAGGAGAGATTGCTGTTCGTGTGATTCGAACTGCCCATGAGATGGGTATTCCTTGCGTTGCGGTTTATTCGACTATAGACAAAGATGCCTTACATGTGAAACTGGCTGATGAATCTGTTTGCATTGGAGAAGCACCAAGCAATCAATC GTATTTAGTGATCCCAAATGTCTTGTCTGCTGCTATTAGTCGCGGATGTACAATGTTGCATCCTGGATATGGTTTCCTTGCTGAGAATGCAGTTTTTGTTGAGATGTGCAGAGAGCATGGAATCAACTTTATTGGGCCGAAT CCAGACAGTATAAGAGTCATGGGTGACAAATCCACTGCTAGAGATACAATGAAGAATGCTGGTGTTCCAACTGTGCCAGGAAGTGACGGACTATTACAG AGCACTGAAGAAGGTGTAAGGCTCGCCGAGGAGATTGGTTACCCAGTGATGATTAAG GCAACAGCTGGTGGTGGTGGGCGTGGAATGCGTCTTGCTAAAGAACCTGATGAGTTCATAAAATTATTGCAG CAAGCTAAGAGTGAAGCAGGAGCTGCATTTGGAAATGATGGCGTTTATCTGGAGAAGTACGTCCAAAATCCTAGGCACATTGAATTTCAG GTATTGGCAGACAAATATGGTAATGTTGTACACTTTGGAGAGCGTGATTGCAGTATTCAG AGAAGAAACCAGAAGTTGCTGGAGGAAGCACCCTCGCCTGCATTGACACCAGAACTGAGGAAAGCCATGGGTGATGCAGCTGTTGCAGCAGCAGCTTCCATAGGTTACATTGGTGTTGGTACCGTGGAGTTCTTATTGGATGAGAGAGGTTCCTTTTACTTCATGGAAATGAACACTCGTATTCAG GTGGAGCATCCAGTGACAGAAATGATATCCTCTGTTGATTTGATAGAGGAACAAATCGGTGTTGCTATGGGAGAAAAGCTCCGATACAAACAG GAGGATATTGTGCTTAGAGGACATTCAATTGAATGTCGTATAAACGCAGAAGATGCTTTCAAAAATTTCCGACCTGGCCCAG GGAGAATCACTTCATATTTGCCAGCTGGAGGTCCATTTACGCGTATGGATAGCCACGTTTATCCTGACTATGTCGTTCCACCTAGCTACGATTCCCTGCTAGGAAAG CTCATCGTATGGGCTCCAACACGCGAGAAGGCTATTGAGCGCATGAAAAGAGCACTTAATGACACCATTATTGCTG GAGTTCCTACCACAATAGAGTACCATAAACTCATCCTTGATATCGAGGTAG ACTTTGACGGGAAAGTTGATACTGCTTTTATTCCAAA GCATGAGGAAGAATTAGCTCCG CCTCAGCAAATGGTTCCAGCAGCAACCAAGGAGCTGATCAATTCCAGTACTTAA
- the LOC132032936 gene encoding 26S proteasome non-ATPase regulatory subunit 7 homolog A — MDVIKSQQISSKPIEKVIVHPLVLLSIVDHYNRVARDTRKRVVGVLLGTSFKGTVDVTNSYAVPFEEDDRDPSIWFLDHNYHESMFSMFRRINAKEHVVGWYSTGPKLRENDLNIHGLFNDYVPTPVLVIIDVQPKELGIPTKAYYAVEEVKENATQKSQNVFVHVPSEIAAHEVEEIGVEHLLRDVKDTTISTLATEVTGKLAALKGLDARLQEIRSYLDLVIDGKLPLNHEILYHLQDVFNLLPNLNVAELVKSFSVKTNDMMLVIYLSSLIRSVIALHNLINNKMLNKEHEKAEDSKPLAVPTAAGS; from the exons ATGGATGTAATAAAATCCCAACAAATATCTTCAAAACCAATCGAGAAAGTGATAGTACATCCACTTGTATTATTGAGTATTGTAGATCATTACAATAGAGTTGCAAGAGATACAAGGAAACGTGTTGTTGGAGTATTGCTTGGAACTTCATTTAAAGGCACTGTTGATGTTACTAATAGCTATGCAG TACCCTTTGAGGAGGATGACAGGGATCCAAGTATCTGGTTTCTTGACCATAACTATCATGAGTCTATGTTTTCCATGTTCCGAAGGATAAACG CCAAGGAGCATGTTGTTGGTTGGTATAGCACTGGTCCAAAACTTCGGGAAAATGACCTCAACATTCATGGGCTTTTTAATGA CTATGTCCCTACTCCAGTCTTGGTTATAATTGATGTCCAGCCTAAGGAGCTAGGAATACCAACTAAGGCATACTATGCAGTTGAGGAAGTTAAAGAG AATGCAACTCAAAAAAGCCAGAATGTGTTTGTGCATGTACCTTCCGAGATTGCTGCTCACGAAGTTGAAGAAATTG GCGTTGAGCACTTGCTAAGGGATGTGAAAGATACTACAATCAGTACCCTTGCAACTGAG GTAACTGGGAAACTGGCAGCTTTGAAGGGATTAGATGCTCGACTTCAAGAAATTCGGAGTTATCTAGATCTTGTCATTGATGGGAAGCTTCCATTGAACCATGAGATTCTATACCATTTGCAG GATGTCTTCAACCTATTGCCAAATCTAAATGTTGCTGAATTAGTTAAATCGTTTTCAG TGAAAACAAATGATATGATGTTGGTCATATATCTATCTTCACTTATCCGAAGTGTGATTGCTCTCCATAACTTGATTAACAACAAG ATGCTTAACAAGGAACACGAGAAGGCTGAGGACTCGAAGCCTCTTGCAGTGCCAACTGCAGCTGGAAGCTAA
- the LOC132032938 gene encoding large ribosomal subunit protein bL19cz-like → MWRRVPSQLRALTPKCNVSSSEISRPCVALYLRNFSSQFGNASTKKEVELGNLFETRLNVSVNRHASLTSPYKVYGSCLSQDTTMVPSFPRRFITTGAISQVSEDASASSLTTPRIKFKRLDKTAAHIMQILDKEAVQEVRAQSEIPDIKPGYIIQLKVEVPENKRRVSTVKGIVIARRNAGLNTTFRLRRLVAGVGVENLFHLYSPNLKEIKVLDKKKVRRAKLYYLRDKMNALKKH, encoded by the exons ATGTGGAGAAGAGTACCTTCGCAGCTTCGAGCCCTAACTCCAAAATGCAACGTTTCATCATCGGAGATTTCTCGTCCTTGTGTTGCTCTGTATTTACGGAATTTTAGCTCTCAATTTG GAAATGCTTCTACGAAGAAGGAAGTTGAGCTTGGA AACTTGTTCGAGACCAGATTGAATGTGTCTGTTAACAGACATGCTTCACTGACATCGCCTTACAAGGTTTATGGATCATGTTTATCGCAAGATACTACCATGGTCCCAAGTTTCCCTAGAAGGTTCATTACGACAGGTGCTATTTCCCAAGTTTCTGAAGATGCTTCTGCTTCTTCTTTGACAACTCCACGTATCAAATTTAAGAGACTTGATAAAACAGCAGCACATATAATGCAG ATTCTTGATAAGGAAGCTGTTCAAGAAGTAAGGGCGCAGAGCGAGATTCCTGATATAAAGCCTGGTTATATTATCCAGCTCAAAGTG GAAGTGCCGGAGAACAAGAGACGTGTTTCAACTGTCAAAGGCATAGTGATAGCAAGGCGCAACGCGGGTTTAAATACTACATTCAGATTAAGAAGACTTGTGGCTGGAGTTGGGGTTGAAAACCTATTTCATCT GTACTCTCCCAATCTGAAGGAGATAAAGGTGCTGGACAAGAAAAAAGTGAGGAGGGCCAAGCTATACTATCTCAGGGATAAAATGAACGCCCTCAAAAAACACTAA